A genome region from Triticum aestivum cultivar Chinese Spring chromosome 2B, IWGSC CS RefSeq v2.1, whole genome shotgun sequence includes the following:
- the LOC123047588 gene encoding Werner Syndrome-like exonuclease produces the protein MGTETFVTDVAFEDDVISTTVTSSGDAVVAWLRRIRHAYRWVYHKLIVGLDVEWRPSFCRVHNRVALLQLCVGRRCLIFPLLHADYVPRALESFLADRDFRFVGVGVQDDANRLSNDHGLVVNNTVDLRGLAADGMGRPWLRQAGLKDIMGAVMGANLKKPQRVRTGAWDAHRFSHEQIKYACIDAFVSFEVGRKLLTGDYSCSSSSDDDEEEEEEEDDSYSSDEYGSSEEDY, from the coding sequence ATGGGCACCGAGACGTTCGTCACCGACGTGGCCTTCGAGGACGACGTGATCAGCACCACCGTCACGTCCTCCGGCGACGCCGTGGTGGCCTGGCTGCGCAGGATCCGCCACGCCTACCGGTGGGTGTACCACAAGCTCATCGTGGGGCTGGACGTGGAGTGGCGCCCCAGCTTCTGCCGCGTGCACAACCGCGTCGCGCTCCTGCAGCTCTGCGTCGGccgccgctgcctcatcttcccgCTCCTCCACGCGGACTACGTTCCGCGGGCCCTGGAGAGCTTCCTAGCCGACCGGGACTTCCGCTTCGTCGGCGTGGGCGTGCAGGACGACGCCAACCGCCTCAGCAACGACCACGGCCTCGTGGTCAACAACACCGTCGACCTGCGCGGCCTCGCGGCTGACGGGATGGGCAGGCCGTGGCTCCGCCAGGCCGGGCTCAAGGACATCATGGGCGCCGTCATGGGGGCCAACCTGAAGAAGCCGCAGCGTGTGAGGACGGGAGCATGGGACGCCCACCGCTTCTCCCATGAGCAGATCAAGTACGCCTGCATCGACGCGTTCGTCTCCTTTGAGGTGGGCCGGAAGCTCCTCACCGGTGActactcctgctcctcctcctctgatgatgatgaggaagaggaggaggaagaagatgactcCTACTCCTCTGATGAGTATGGCTCCTCTGAGGAGGACTACTGA
- the LOC123047587 gene encoding uncharacterized protein isoform X2, giving the protein MKGTETGTAEKEYSGDCHHKKVDNNYGDGYHGINDDSFGSSIEDDDDDGRYLDIGDDGVGNRFYDICIYSYNSSDDHIDRELPPPSHSIAYYGDSVNLRAAYSFSQDRVELFAVRPRFHFVGTLVATNGHSYYWSSQKEQDYQSVDFKDNLIFHLEGGALMDTFWVKIKILQDDGSIGDVPVSFSFTVDPYDCNNVMTRIISLTRNRKMELTFMALHSAIQANVYVNLDFTSSNATRTGTIYYVYGEITAHHQLYNGRSVLLFSRGEENKAEVIDGELPLLRKCAVVPIYLEPLLILKFDLHVPINCDHDDGGCTIAFRDYVTFYRDQYEEKIICSANHAERHHGEVKVRITYQ; this is encoded by the exons ATGAAGGGAACGGAAACGGGAACGGCAGAAAAAGAATATTCCGGTGACTGCCATCACAAAAAGGTTGACAACAACTATGGCGACGGATACCATGGTATCAATGATGACAGCTTTGGCAGCAGTAtagaagatgatgacgatgatggcaGGTACCTAGACATTGGCGATGATGGTGTTGGCAACAGGTTCTATGACATCTGCATCTACAGTTACAACAGCAGTGACGACCATATCGATAGGGAGTTGCCACCACCAAGTCATAGTATTGCCTATTATGGAGACAGTGTTAATTTACGTGCAGCTTACTCCTTTTCCCAGGACCGGGTTGAGTTGTTTGCTGTGCGTCCCCGCTTCCACTTCGTGGGTACCTTAGTTGCGACCAATGGTCATTCTTACTATTGGTCCTCCCAAAAAGAACAAGATTATCAGAGTGTTGATTTTAAG GATAATTTGATCTTCCACTTAGAAGGCGGTGCCCTTATGGACACCTTCTGGGTTAAAATCAAAATCCTACAGGATGATGGCAGCATTGGTGATGTTCCTGTATCCTTTTCGTTCACAGTCGACCCATACGATTGCAATAATGTCATGACCCGCATCATCTCACTTACACGCAATCGCAAAATGGAGTTGACTTTCATGGCGCTGCACTCGGCTATACAGGCCAATGTGTATGTCAACCTTGATTTCACATCTTCCAATGCCACTAGGACGGGCACCATCTACTATGTTTATGGCGAAATCACCGCACACCATCAACTCTATAACGGTCGGAGTGTCTTGCTCTTTTCTCGTGGAGAAGAGAACAAAGCAGAGGTCATTGATGGTGAACTTCCACTGTTACGGAAGTGTGCAGTTGTTCCTATATACTTGGAGCCGCTCCTGATACTCAAGTTCGACCTGCATGTTCCAATTAATTGTGATCATGATGATGGTGGTTGTACCATCGCCTTCCGAGATTATGTTACATTTTACCGTGACCAGTATGAAGAAAAAATAATCTGCAGTGCCAACCATGCAGAACGCCACCATGGTGAAGTTAAAGTGCGGATTACATACCAGTAG
- the LOC123047587 gene encoding uncharacterized protein isoform X1, with amino-acid sequence MAPAVVAGGPPERTSLRSILSDLQACISEPARIFHYWTRSILRRLLNPGPDKETQKGGKTVNATMKGTETGTAEKEYSGDCHHKKVDNNYGDGYHGINDDSFGSSIEDDDDDGRYLDIGDDGVGNRFYDICIYSYNSSDDHIDRELPPPSHSIAYYGDSVNLRAAYSFSQDRVELFAVRPRFHFVGTLVATNGHSYYWSSQKEQDYQSVDFKDNLIFHLEGGALMDTFWVKIKILQDDGSIGDVPVSFSFTVDPYDCNNVMTRIISLTRNRKMELTFMALHSAIQANVYVNLDFTSSNATRTGTIYYVYGEITAHHQLYNGRSVLLFSRGEENKAEVIDGELPLLRKCAVVPIYLEPLLILKFDLHVPINCDHDDGGCTIAFRDYVTFYRDQYEEKIICSANHAERHHGEVKVRITYQ; translated from the exons ATGGCGCCGGCCGTTGTCGCCGGAGGGCCGCCCGAAAGGACATCTTTGAGGAGCATCTTGTCCGATCTGCAG GCATGCATCTCTGAGCCTGCTAGAATTTTTCATTACTGGACACGGAGCATTCTTCGACGACTTCTTAATCCAGGACCGGATAAGGAAACCCAAAAGGGAGGAAAAACCGTCAATGCTACAATGAAGGGAACGGAAACGGGAACGGCAGAAAAAGAATATTCCGGTGACTGCCATCACAAAAAGGTTGACAACAACTATGGCGACGGATACCATGGTATCAATGATGACAGCTTTGGCAGCAGTAtagaagatgatgacgatgatggcaGGTACCTAGACATTGGCGATGATGGTGTTGGCAACAGGTTCTATGACATCTGCATCTACAGTTACAACAGCAGTGACGACCATATCGATAGGGAGTTGCCACCACCAAGTCATAGTATTGCCTATTATGGAGACAGTGTTAATTTACGTGCAGCTTACTCCTTTTCCCAGGACCGGGTTGAGTTGTTTGCTGTGCGTCCCCGCTTCCACTTCGTGGGTACCTTAGTTGCGACCAATGGTCATTCTTACTATTGGTCCTCCCAAAAAGAACAAGATTATCAGAGTGTTGATTTTAAG GATAATTTGATCTTCCACTTAGAAGGCGGTGCCCTTATGGACACCTTCTGGGTTAAAATCAAAATCCTACAGGATGATGGCAGCATTGGTGATGTTCCTGTATCCTTTTCGTTCACAGTCGACCCATACGATTGCAATAATGTCATGACCCGCATCATCTCACTTACACGCAATCGCAAAATGGAGTTGACTTTCATGGCGCTGCACTCGGCTATACAGGCCAATGTGTATGTCAACCTTGATTTCACATCTTCCAATGCCACTAGGACGGGCACCATCTACTATGTTTATGGCGAAATCACCGCACACCATCAACTCTATAACGGTCGGAGTGTCTTGCTCTTTTCTCGTGGAGAAGAGAACAAAGCAGAGGTCATTGATGGTGAACTTCCACTGTTACGGAAGTGTGCAGTTGTTCCTATATACTTGGAGCCGCTCCTGATACTCAAGTTCGACCTGCATGTTCCAATTAATTGTGATCATGATGATGGTGGTTGTACCATCGCCTTCCGAGATTATGTTACATTTTACCGTGACCAGTATGAAGAAAAAATAATCTGCAGTGCCAACCATGCAGAACGCCACCATGGTGAAGTTAAAGTGCGGATTACATACCAGTAG
- the LOC123047586 gene encoding mixed-linked glucan synthase 2-like, which produces MAAAVTRRVNALRVEVPDGNADAANAPAAKRILDAKDDVWVSADEGTNAGNGNQPLLFRTMKVKGSILHSYRFLILMRLVAVVAFFAWRLEHRNHDGMWLWTTSMVADAWFGFSWLLNQLTKLNPIKRIPDLAALADQHGDAILPGIDVFVTTVDPVDEPVLYTVNTVLSILAADYPIDKYACYLSDDGGTLVHYEAMTQVASFAALWAPFCRKHCVEPRSPENYFRMKAQPYAGSMAGDFTRDRRRVRKEYDEFMVRIDSLSTIIRQRSDAYNNGDAVHATRMADGAPWPGTWIEQAENHRRAQHAGIVQVILDHPGCKPQLGSSASTDNPFDFSNVDMRLPMLVYISREKGPGYDNQKKAGAMNAMLRVSALLSNAPFIINFDCDHYINNSQALRAPLCFMLDPRDGQNTAFVQFPQRFDDVDPTDRYANHNRVFFDGTMLALNGLQGPSYLGTGTMFRRVTLYGMEPPRYRTENIKLVGNADEFGKSTSFTKSMLDGAIQERSITPVLVDEGLSNDLAALIMCSYEDGSSWGRDIGWVYNIATEDVVTGFRIHRQGWRSVYCSMEPAAFRGTAPINLTERLYQVLRWSGGSLEVFFSHNNALMAGRRLHPLQRIAYFNMSTYPIVTVFILAYNFFPVMWLFSEQLYIQRPFGTYIAYLIAVIAMMHVIGMFEVKWEGITLLDWCRNEQFYLIAATGVYPTAVLYMALKLVTGKGVHFRLTSKQTEACSRDKFADLYTVRWVPLLIPTAAVLVVNVAAVGAAIGKAATWGFSTDQARHVLLGMVFNVGSLVLLYPFALGIMGQRGKRPVILFVLLLMAIAAVGLLYVTLYAPYPQETAVSLLVKHL; this is translated from the exons ATGGCCGCGGCCGTCACTCGCAGAGTCAACGCCCTCCGAGTCGAGGTCCCGGATGGCAACGCTGACGCCGCAAACGCGCCGGCGGCCAAGCGGATTCTCGACGCCAAGGACGACGTGTGGGTGTCTGCGGACGAGGGAACCAATGCCGGCAACGGCAACCAGCCGCTGCTGTTCCGTACCATGAAGGTCAAGGGAAGCATCCTGCATTCTTACAG GTTCTTGATTCTCATGCGCTTAGTcgccgtcgtcgccttcttcgcgtggCGCCTGGAGCACAGGAACCACGACGGCATGTGGCTCTGGACCACGTCCATGGTAGCGGACGCCTGGTTCGGCTTCTCATGGCTCCTCAACCAGCTCACCAAGCTCAACCCTATCAAGCGCATCCCGGACCTCGCCGCCCTCGCGGACCAGCACGGCGATGCCATCCTCCCGGGGATCGACGTTTTCGTCACCACTGTCGACCCCGTGGACGAACCCGTCCTCTACACTGTCAACACCGTCCTCTCCATCCTCGCCGCCGACTACCCCATCGACAAGTACGCCTGCTACCTCTCAGATGACGGTGGTACGCTGGTGCACTACGAGGCGATGACCCAAGTGGCCAGTTTCGCTGCGTTGTGGGCCCCATTCTGCCGGAAGCATTGCGTCGAGCCAAGGTCCCCAGAGAACTACTTTCGGATGAAAGCACAGCCGTACGCCGGGAGTATGGCGGGAGACTTCACGAGGGATCGTAGGCGTGTGCGCAAAGAATACGATGAGTTCATGGTGAGAATAGATTCCCTTTCTACAATCATCCGCCAACGATCCGATGCATACAACAATGGAGATGCTGTACATGCCACTCGGATGGCCGATGGGGCACCTTGGCCGGGTACATGGATTGAGCAAGCTGAGAACCATCGAAGAGCACAACATGCTGGGATTGTTcag GTCATACTAGACCATCCAGGTTGTAAACCGCAGCTTGGATCATCGGCGAGCACCGACAATCCCTTTGACTTCAGCAACGTTGATATGAGACTGCCGATGCTTGTCTACATATCCCGGGAGAAGGGGCCTGGTTATGACAACCAAAAGAAGGCAGGCGCCATGAACGCGATGCTCCGTGTCTCGGCGTTGCTCTCCAACGCGCCCTTCATCATTAATTTCGACTGCGACCACTACATCAACAACTCGCAAGCTCTGCGTGCCCCTCTGTGCTTCATGCTCGACCCTCGTGACGGTCAGAACACGGCCTTCGTCCAATTCCCGCAACGGTTCGACGACGTCGACCCGACAGATCGCTACGCCAACCACAACCGTGTCTTCTTCGACGGCACCATGCTCGCGCTCAACGGTCTCCAAGGGCCTTCCTACCTTGGCACTGGCACGATGTTCCGCCGTGTCACACTGTACGGCATGGAGCCGCCACGTTATCGGACGGAGAACATTAAGCTTGTAGGTAATGCAGATGAGTTCGGTAAGTCGACGTCGTTCACGAAATCGATGCTGGATGGCGCAATCCAAGAGCGATCTATCACCCCGGTGTTGGTCGATGAGGGGCTGAGCAATGACCTGGCCGCCCTGATCATGTGCTCTTACGAGGACGGGAGTTCATGGGGGAGAGACATCGGATGGGTGTACAACATTGCGACGGAGGACGTGGTGACTGGATTCCGCATTCACCGCCAAGGGTGGCGTTCCGTGTATTGCTCCATGGAGCCGGCCGCGTTCCGTGGGACGGCTCCGATCAACCTCACTGAGCGCCTCTACCAGGTTCTCCGGTGGTCCGGCGGCTCCCTCGAGGTGTTCTTCTCCCACAACAATGCCCTCATGGCTGGCCGCCGGCTCCACCCTCTGCAACGCATCGCGTACTTCAACATGTCGACGTACCCGATCGTCACCGTGTTCATCCTGGCCTACAACTTCTTCCCGGTCATGTGGCTCTTCTCCGAGCAGTTGTACATCCAGAGGCCGTTTGGAACGTACATCGCGTACCTCATCGCCGTCATAGCGATGATGCATGTGATTGGCATGTTCGAGGTTAAATGGGAGGGGATCACCCTGCTCGACTGGTGCCGCAACGAGCAGTTCTACTTGATCGCGGCGACCGGCGTGTACCCGACAGCCGTGCTGTACATGGCGTTGAAGCTCGTCACGGGTAAGGGGGTGCACTTCAGGCTCACATCCAAGCAGACGGAGGCCTGCTCCCGTGACAAGTTCGCCGACCTGTACACCGTGCGATGGGTGCCGCTGCTTATCCCGACCGCCGCAGTGCTCGTCGTGAACGTCGCGGCCGTCGGGGCGGCGATCGGCAAGGCGGCGACATGGGGTTTTTCTACGGACCAGGCGCGGCACGTGCTGCTCGGGATGGTGTTCAACGTGGGGAGCCTCGTGCTCCTCTACCCGTTTGCACTCGGCATCATGGGGCAACGGGGGAAGAGACCCGTCATCCTATTCGTCCTGCTGCTCATGGCCATTGCCGCCGTCGGGCTCTTGTATGTCACGCTCTACGCCCCGTACCCACAAGAAACTGCCGTTTCTCTCTTGGTAAAGCATCTCTGA